In the Cryomorphaceae bacterium genome, one interval contains:
- a CDS encoding T9SS C-terminal target domain-containing protein encodes MSHFIHQHRFPVLLFAIVVVVLAMTYIQPSGKAEAFHTKDELDYFALRSNMDLPIGGNGLFKASGECAGCHGFDEIGFASVDANGNDVNVVDDWRATMMANSARDPFWRAKVSHEIMVNPMHKAAIEDKCTSCHAPQGHYASKFMGESHYSISDMLLDPVAMDGVGCAACHQQSQDSIGLLFSGKLKYTTDVLYGPYDAPPPIFGSPMMAWVGFDAQYGPHVETGDFCAGCHTLVTETIDLNGVLTGNHFVEQATYHEWVNSIYVDDQSCQSCHLPRIEDDVVLSTGYSFLEGRSPYGLHYMVGGNTFILKLLKDNISELMLTANETHFDTVIARTRDLLQNHTLDMELTAEGIEADTARYRVRLFNKAGHKFPSGYPARLAFIEFVVTDAVGDTLFASGLLDEDYNIIDRDEDYEPHYDVINHPSKVQIYEMVMGDVNGDPTTVLLRAAFPIKDNRLTPVGFSTSHFAYDTTLIAGLALTDENFNHIDGVEGSGTDDVHYHIPLNGYDGPLNVSAKVYYQAVPRKWLDEMFDFESDEIDLFRDMFEGADHTPELINEASIVDFVTSVRQPRPTERLKAFPSPTSDGFITIEVPESDRMQVTMFDVSGRMLFNESMIVNRRFPFVVPDKAGVYLIRIESQRAVYTTRVVRQ; translated from the coding sequence ATGAGCCATTTTATTCATCAACACCGCTTTCCGGTTCTGCTTTTCGCCATCGTTGTGGTGGTGCTTGCCATGACCTACATTCAGCCATCCGGAAAAGCTGAGGCCTTTCACACCAAAGACGAGCTCGACTATTTTGCCTTGCGCTCCAATATGGACCTGCCCATCGGGGGAAATGGTCTGTTTAAAGCATCCGGAGAATGCGCAGGTTGTCACGGGTTTGACGAAATAGGTTTCGCCTCTGTGGATGCAAACGGAAACGATGTAAACGTAGTGGACGATTGGCGGGCAACCATGATGGCCAACTCCGCCCGCGACCCATTTTGGCGCGCCAAGGTGAGCCACGAAATCATGGTAAACCCCATGCACAAGGCCGCCATAGAAGACAAGTGCACTTCCTGCCACGCACCCCAGGGTCACTATGCTTCCAAATTTATGGGCGAAAGCCACTACAGCATTTCCGACATGCTGCTCGATCCGGTGGCCATGGATGGGGTGGGTTGTGCCGCCTGCCACCAGCAAAGCCAGGACAGTATTGGCCTGCTTTTCTCAGGAAAACTCAAGTACACCACCGATGTGCTTTACGGTCCGTACGATGCGCCACCGCCCATTTTTGGAAGTCCCATGATGGCCTGGGTAGGCTTCGATGCACAGTACGGCCCGCATGTGGAAACCGGCGATTTCTGCGCGGGTTGCCATACGCTGGTCACCGAAACCATTGATTTGAATGGCGTGCTTACCGGTAATCACTTTGTTGAACAAGCCACCTACCACGAGTGGGTGAACTCCATTTACGTTGATGACCAAAGCTGCCAAAGCTGCCACCTGCCGCGCATCGAAGATGATGTTGTCCTTTCAACCGGATACAGCTTTCTGGAAGGCCGGAGCCCATACGGATTACACTACATGGTGGGTGGAAATACATTCATACTCAAGCTGCTGAAAGATAACATCAGCGAATTGATGCTCACCGCCAACGAAACGCATTTCGACACGGTGATTGCCCGCACACGCGATTTATTGCAGAACCACACCCTCGATATGGAATTGACCGCAGAGGGCATCGAGGCAGATACCGCCCGGTACCGGGTGCGCCTCTTCAACAAAGCAGGACATAAATTCCCGTCGGGTTACCCGGCAAGGCTCGCCTTTATAGAATTTGTGGTGACCGATGCAGTGGGCGATACACTTTTCGCCTCGGGCTTGCTCGACGAAGATTACAACATCATTGATCGTGATGAAGACTACGAGCCGCATTACGATGTAATCAATCATCCTTCGAAAGTGCAGATCTACGAAATGGTGATGGGCGACGTGAATGGCGACCCGACCACCGTGCTGCTCAGGGCCGCGTTCCCCATCAAAGACAACCGGCTCACGCCTGTGGGTTTCTCCACTTCGCATTTCGCCTACGATACCACTCTTATTGCCGGTCTGGCTTTAACCGATGAGAACTTCAACCACATAGATGGGGTAGAAGGCAGCGGTACGGATGATGTTCACTACCACATTCCGCTGAATGGTTATGATGGCCCGCTCAATGTGTCGGCCAAGGTATATTACCAGGCGGTGCCGAGAAAATGGCTGGACGAGATGTTCGACTTTGAGTCTGATGAGATTGACCTTTTCCGCGACATGTTCGAAGGTGCCGATCACACTCCCGAGCTGATCAACGAGGCATCCATCGTGGATTTCGTAACAAGCGTCCGCCAACCGAGGCCCACAGAGCGATTGAAGGCATTTCCGTCGCCCACCAGCGATGGTTTCATCACCATCGAAGTACCGGAAAGCGACCGCATGCAGGTAACCATGTTCGATGTATCGGGCCGTATGCTCTTTAACGAATCCATGATTGTGAACCGGCGTTTCCCCTTTGTGGTGCCCGATAAAGCCGGAGTGTACCTGATCAGGATTGAATCACAAAGGGCGGTGTACACCACGCGGGTAGTGCGTCAGTAG